A region from the Musa acuminata AAA Group cultivar baxijiao chromosome BXJ1-10, Cavendish_Baxijiao_AAA, whole genome shotgun sequence genome encodes:
- the LOC135595077 gene encoding protodermal factor 1-like, whose translation MDRWLGRGKTSLVCLLLVGLLSHNVVTPVVSRSLQEFAEQKNYYPPATGSTPTHSHGTPNCPTPSGGGYGTPTPSHGGSHGLPTVPSHGGSHGTTPTVPSHGGSYGSTPTVPSQGSPTPSGGYSPPYSPSTPSTPTTDPHIPPFFTGTCRFWGSHPDAIAAIIGSLGTIGDLFGHGCAAIFGSNPSLTDALTNTRTDGYGALIREGTAAFLNSMANSRYPFTTRQVKTAFAGAITSDGIAATQAEIFEQANEGKYKT comes from the exons ATGGACCGGTGGCTAGGAAGAGGGAAGACTTCCTTGGTCTGTCTTCTTCTAGTTGGGTTGCTTTCTCACAATGTGGTTACTCCAGTCGTGAGCCGAAGTCTACAGGAGTTTGCCGAGCAGAAGAACTATTATCCTCCAGCAACCGGAAGCACTCCCACAC ATTCACACGGGACACCAAATTGTCCGACCCCGTCCGGTGGTGGCTACGGCACCCCAACACCCTCTCATGGAGGAAGCCATGGCTTACCCACGGTGCCCTCTCATGGAGGAAGCCATGGCACTACTCCCACGGTGCCCTCTCATGGAGGAAGCTATGGCAGCACTCCCACAGTGCCCTCTCAGGGATCACCAACACCCAGCGGCGGCTACTCCCCTCCGTATTCCCCATCCACGCCTTCCACGCCGACGACCGACCCCCACATCCCACCGTTCTTCACCGGCACCTGCAG GTTCTGGGGTTCCCACCCTGATGCCATAGCCGCCATCATCGGCTCCTTGGGCACCATAGGCGATCTCTTCGGCCACGGCTGTGCCGCCATCTTTGGCAGCAACCCCAGCTTGACCGACGCGTTGACCAACACCAGGACCGACGGGTACGGCGCTCTCATCCGCGAGGGAACCGCCGCCTTCCTCAACTCCATGGCCAACAGCAGGTACCCCTTCACCACCCGGCAGGTGAAGACCGCTTTCGCCGGTGCCATCACCTCCGACGGCATCGCCGCGACGCAGGCCGAAATCTTCGAGCAAGCCAACGAAGGGAAGTACAAGACTTAG